The window GGTTTCTGGAACACGATACAAACTGGCTTCACAACCTGGAACTCTCCTTACCCCTTCTGCTATCGCCTCAGCTAGGTCGTATGTGTGCCCGCCGATACTGTGAAAGATGATGTGCGCTCTCATTTGCTCCAGCCTCCGTTACTGATGTTGACTTCTCGATTGCTCAACAGGTTTTTCGCCGCAGTACACATCAATAAGCATTTGACGCGCCTGTTCTTGCGTCGGCGTAGTCGGCGCCAGTTTCGCGGACACCACATCAAGAGCCGGCTCATGGCCATACCCTGCCATGCTGGCGGAACTGAGCAATCCAGATTCACTCAGCCTCCTGCAATCGTCTATTGACTAGAGAAGGCTACGCCCTTACAGGAGGAAATCGCCATAGGGAGGGCTAGCTACCAAAAGGAAACGCGCTGGCAAATCTTCAGTGTAGATCGAGTGCCTCATACTCGAACTGAACATGATAGGATCTCCCTTTTCCAGCTCATACGTTGTATCCTCTACCATCACAAAGAGCTTTCCTTCTAGTACTGTGATGAACTCCTCACCTTCCTGATCGTGACAGTAGACCCTTCTTTCAGATGGGGTATGGGGTGGATGGTATACTTCCATGACCTGCATGTTCTTCGAGCGCCCTGAAGTAATGAGGTTGAACCTCAATCCATCCTGTGTGTGGTAT is drawn from Clostridia bacterium and contains these coding sequences:
- a CDS encoding XRE family transcriptional regulator yields the protein MSNAENVDVGGKLKKLRQVKGISLKAAAEATGMSYSYLWGLEHSKHSISIANLQRLSEFFNVDLVYFFKTASQGPVSLVGRDDTTTYHTQDGLRFNLITSGRSKNMQVMEVYHPPHTPSERRVYCHDQEGEEFITVLEGKLFVMVEDTTYELEKGDPIMFSSSMRHSIYTEDLPARFLLVASPPYGDFLL